Proteins co-encoded in one Brassica oleracea var. oleracea cultivar TO1000 chromosome C4, BOL, whole genome shotgun sequence genomic window:
- the LOC106336764 gene encoding lysosomal Pro-X carboxypeptidase-like, with protein sequence MYACLCLLFLFFTIFAEATYPPGGFHHLSTLRQNKKSSKSKSELPFETRYFPQNLDHFSFRPESYKVFHQKYLINRRFWRKGGPIFVYTGNEGDIDWFASNTGFMSDIAPKFRALLVFIEHRFYGESTPFGKKSHKSAETLGYLNSQQALADYAILIRSLKQNLSSEASPVVVFGGSYGGMLAAWFRLKYPHIAIGALASSAPILHFDNIVPLTSFYDAISQDFKDASINCFKVIKRSWEELDAVSNMKHGLPELSKKFRTCKGLHSIYSARDWLMGAFVYTAMVNYATAANFMAPLPGYPVEQMCKIIDGFPRGSSNLDRAFAAASLYYNYSGSEKCFELEQPTDDHGLDGWGYQACTEMVMPMSFSNQSMFPPYENDYEAFEEQCMSKYGVKPRPHWITTEFGGKRIESVLKRFGSNIIFSNGMQDPWSRGGVLKNISSSIIALVTKKGAHHADLRASTKGDPEWLKEQRRQEVAIIEKWISEYYRDLKE encoded by the exons ATGTATGCTTGTTTGTGTCTACTGTTCCTGTTCTTCACTATTTTTGCAGAAGCAACTTATCCTCCAGGAGGTTTCCACCATCTTTCTACTCTAAGACAAAACAAGAAGTCCTCCAAGTCAAAATCAGAGTTGCCTTTTGAGACTCGTTACTTCCCTCAGAATCTTGACCACTTCAGTTTCAGACCAGAGAGCTACAAAGTCTTCCACCAGAAGTACCTCATCAACCGTCGTTTCTGGCGCAAAGGTGGCCCCATCTTTGTCTACACCGGAAATGAAGGAGACATCGACTGGTTTGCTTCCAACACCGGTTTCATGTCTGATATTGCACCCAAGTTCCGGGCTCTTCTTGTCTTCATTGAA CACCGGTTCTATGGAGAGTCAACACCATTTGGTAAGAAGTCACATAAGTCAGCTGAGACATTAGGTTACTTGAACTCTCAGCAGGCGTTGGCTGATTATGCAATCCTGATAAGAAGTTTGAAGCAGAATCTATCATCCGAGGCATCACCTGTTGTTGTCTTTGGTGGCTCTTATGGTGGAA TGCTTGCAGCGTGGTTCAGGCTCAAGTATCCCCACATAGCAATCGGAGCATTAGCATCCTCTGCTCCAATTCTGCATTTCGATAACATCGTGCCATTGACCAGCTTCTATGATGCCATTTCTCAGGATTTCAAG GATGCTAGTATTAATTGTTTCAAAGTCATCAAAAGAAGCTGGGAAGAGCTAGATGCAGTTTCCAACATGAAACATGGCTTGCCAGAACTCAGCAAAAAGTTCAGAACTTGCAA AGGCCTTCATTCAATATATTCAGCAAGAGATTGGTTGATGGGAGCGTTTGTATATACAGCCATGGTTAATTATGCGACCGCAGCTAATTTCATGGCGCCACTGCCTGGTTATCCAGTTGAGCAG ATGTGTAAGATAATAGATGGGTTCCCTCGAGGATCAAGTAATCTTGACCGTGCTTTCGCTGCTGCAAGCTTATACTACAACTACTCGGGTTCAGAAAAATGCTTTGAGCTTGAACAACCAACTGATGATCATGGTCTTGACGGGTGGGGTTATCAG GCGTGTACGGAGATGGTGATGCCAATGAGCTTCTCGAACCAGAGCATGTTCCCACCGTACGAAAATGACTATGAGGCATTTGAAGAACAATGCATGAGTAAATACGGAGTCAAGCCTCGGCCACATTGGATCACCACAGAGTTTGGTGGGAAG AGAATAGAGTCAGTGTTGAAGAGATTTGGAAGCAACATCATATTCTCGAATGGAATGCAGGATCCCTGGAGTCGTGGAGG GGTACTGAAGAACATTTCGAGCAGCATTATTGCGCTTGTGACCAAGAAAG GTGCTCACCATGCGGATCTCAGGGCATCTACGAAAGGAGACCCGGAGTGGCTGAAAGAGCAGAGGAGGCAAGAGGTGGCCATTATAGAGAAATGGATCAGTGAGTATTACAGAGATTTGAAAGAATAA